The genome window GCCAGATCGGGCATCAGCTCGATTGTCACTGTGCCGTCTTTCAGCTCCATCAGGATGGTGTTTTCGGGGTCTTTGATATCGGCCATGGGGCATTCCTTGTGTTTGTCTTTGCCAGATACCTAAGGAGCTTGGCGGCAATTGCCAAGCCGCGCATTGACGTGGGGCCCGATAACAGCAAAACACAGCGCAAGAGATTGGAATGGGAGAAGACCGATGGGCTGGAAATCACTGGACGACATGGACCTGAACGCCAAGCGCGTACTGCTGCGGGTCGACATCAACGTACCCGTAGAGGATGGCCGCGTGACCGATGCCACAAGGATCGAACGGATCGTGCCCACGGTGAACGACATTCTCTCGCGCGGTGGCAAGGTGACGCTACTGGCGCATTTCGGGCGACCTAAGGGCAAGGTTGTCGAGGAGATGAGCCTAAAACAGGTCCTTCCCGCACTGGAAAACGCTTTGGGTCGTGACGTGGCCTTTGTCCCGTCGCTTGAGGCCGCAGTTGGGGCGCAGGATGATCTGCAACTCATGGAAAACATTCGGTTCTACCCAGGTGAAGAAGCGAATGATGCAGAGTTTGCCCAACGCCTTGCTGATCTGGGTGATGTCTATTGCAACGACGCCTTCTCGGCTGCGCACCGCGCCCATGCATCGACGGAAGCGCTGGCGCGGCTGCTGCCCGCCTGCGCGGGCCGTTTGATGCAAGCAGAGCTTTCGGCGTTAGAGGCGGCTTTGGCCAAGCCAGAGCGCCCGGTGGGTGCCGTTGTTGGCGGCGCCAAGGTCTCGACCAAGATCGCGTTGCTGGAAAACCTCGTGAACCGATTGGATGTGCTGGTGATCGGCGGCGGCATGGCGAACACATTCCTCGCCGCA of Sulfitobacter sp. DSM 110093 contains these proteins:
- a CDS encoding phosphoglycerate kinase gives rise to the protein MGWKSLDDMDLNAKRVLLRVDINVPVEDGRVTDATRIERIVPTVNDILSRGGKVTLLAHFGRPKGKVVEEMSLKQVLPALENALGRDVAFVPSLEAAVGAQDDLQLMENIRFYPGEEANDAEFAQRLADLGDVYCNDAFSAAHRAHASTEALARLLPACAGRLMQAELSALEAALAKPERPVGAVVGGAKVSTKIALLENLVNRLDVLVIGGGMANTFLAALGADLGKSLEEPDYYSTAKDIMAQADKAGCRVILPVDGLVARDFAKGAAHEVAQLGPDAKLAADQMVLDAGPDTVALVEAAFAGLRTLIWNGPMGAFEIPPFDTATVAAARAAAQQTRDGTLTSVAGGGDTVAALNQAGVADDFTYISTAGGAFLEWMEGKTLPGVAALGG